From the genome of Pelmatolapia mariae isolate MD_Pm_ZW linkage group LG12, Pm_UMD_F_2, whole genome shotgun sequence, one region includes:
- the LOC134638247 gene encoding piggyBac transposable element-derived protein 4-like: MATARKGRELFTILETSADTESTTACDSQDSPLNLSADVKWFEIPYRKPDSDEEDELREEEEEEDGGGEGENGFTSTAAAAAAETADAASFIAGGGCNIILVTGSNGLKHDEEEYAEDCYYSTSTNCSDTTSNDSDIDFSDLEEEEERRSFFSFEDDLDEDCTSPGFWGEPDQVISIEPFSAVSGPQHSLGDDADTRDYFRILFPDSLFEHMVEQTNNYALYRQRRSGKSDPHWHPTDVREMKAYVGLNILMGINQLPDTGMYWASDIFIGNAGFKKTMTARRFEKLTQYLQLCDRESEPVRGERGYDGLFKIRPLLDVVENTMWDAYVPNRCLTIDKCAIVTKGRFSPTQYMSSKPLRKGLTVWMLCDSRSGYCHRAKIYVGRPSEDEAAACLSYRVVTSLVRGLEGQYHHLFMDSFFTSVPLLQRLLRDGLYACGPTQPGRKGYPEVLRPRNVGKLSQGEFYQCQRGNLVATVTRDAKVVSCLSTNSAPGIVGISPGRQQHEADGDGENDSIDSSGLSFGVPRPLPLLLYQENMRGVDLCDQLRECYQVGRPCKKWWRYFLWFYVNLCIVNAYIILRESRGGAPPAGFNGKQFTQRHFRVRLAQQLIGDYQGARGMERAARKRHADSPIEYGHRLERMSERSRRCRNCTNKGLRHESVFGCKICNVHLCRGGCFSEFHK, translated from the coding sequence ATGGCGACGGCAAGAAAAGGGAGAGAGCTTTTTACTATTTTGGAAACTAGCGCGGACACAGAAAGTACAACGGCGTGCGACAGCCAAGACTCTCCGCTTAACCTTTCGGCCGATGTGAAGTGGTTTGAGATTCCGTACAGAAAGCCAGACTCGGACGAGGAAGACGAACTgcgggaggaagaggaggaggaggacggcGGCGGCGAGGGGGAGAATGGATTCACGAGCACAGCAGCAGCCGCGGCGGCGGAGACTGCAGACGCGGCCAGCTTCATCGCAGGAGGAGGCTGCAACATAATTTTAGTCACAGGCAGCAATGGGCTCAAGCACGACGAGGAGGAGTATGCAGAGGACTGCTATTATTCTACCTCCACTAACTGCTCTGACACCACCTCGAACGATTCGGATATTGATTTCTCCGatttggaggaggaggaggagcgcaGGAGTTTTTTCAGCTTTGAAGATGACTTGGATGAAGACTGCACTTCTCCCGGCTTCTGGGGCGAGCCTGACCAGGTAATTTCAATCGAGCCCTTCTCCGCTGTCAGTGGCCCTCAGCACTCGCTGGGGGACGATGCTGACACCCGTGACTATTTCCGGATACTCTTCCCAGATTCTCTTTTTGAACACATGgtagaacaaacaaacaattacGCCCTCTATCGGCAAAGGAGGAGCGGAAAATCAGACCCCCACTGGCACCCAACTGATGTTAGAGAGATGAAGGCTTATGTGGGGCTGAATATTCTTATGGGCATCAATCAGCTTCCAGACACCGGCATGTACTGGGCCAGTGATATTTTCATCGGCAATGCGGGCTTTAAAAAGACAATGACGGCGAGGCGCTTTGAGAAACTCACCCAGTATCTCCAGCTGTGCGACCGTGAGTCAGAGCCCGTGCGTGGGGAGCGTGGATATGATGGCCTCTTCAAAATCAGGCCTCTCCTTGATGTGGTGGAGAACACCATGTGGGATGCGTACGTGCCCAATCGTTGTTTGACCATAGACAAGTGTGCCATTGTCACCAAGGGACGTTTCTCCCCCACCCAGTACATGTCCTCCAAGCCCCTCAGGAAGGGGCTGACAGTGTGGATGCTGTGTGACTCTCGCTCAGGCTACTGTCATCGAGCCAAGATCTACGTAGGCCGGCCCAGTGAAGACGAGGCAGCAGCCTGCCTCAGTTACAGAGTGGTAACCTCTTTAGTGCGCGGCCTGGAGGGTCAGTACCACCATCTCTTCATGGACAGCTTCTTTACCTCTGTGCCCCTCCTCCAGAGGCTGCTGAGAGACGGACTGTATGCCTGTGGGCCCACTCAGCCCGGGCGCAAAGGTTACCCAGAGGTCCTCCGCCCACGAAACGTCGGAAAGCTGTCCCAGGGCGAGTTCTACCAATGCCAGCGTGGCAACCTGGTTGCTACTGTGACAAGGGATGCCAAGGTGGTCAGCTGCCTGTCCACCAACTCCGCTCCAGGAATTGTGGGCATCAGTCCAGGCCGGCAGCAGCACGAGGCGGACGGAGATGGTGAGAATGACAGCATAGACAGCTCAGGTTTGTCTTTTGGCGTGCCCCGACCTCTGCCCTTGCTCTTGTACCAGgagaacatgaggggcgtggACCTGTGTGACCAGCTGAGGGAGTGCTACCAGGTTGGCAGGCCGTGCAAGAAGTGGTGGCGCTACTTCCTGTGGTTCTATGTCAACCTGTGCATCGTCAATGCATACATCATCCTGAGGGAGAGCCGGGGGGGCGCGCCACCAGCAGGCTTCAACGGCAAGCAGTTCACCCAACGTCACTTCCGCGTTCGCCTGGCACAGCAGCTGATTGGAGACTACCAAGGGGCGAGGGGCATGGAGCGGGCAGCACGCAAGAGACACGCAGATTCACCCATAGAGTATGGACATCGCCTAGAGCGCATGTCGGAGCGCTCGCGCCGCTGCAGGAACTGCACCAACAAGGGACTGCGACATGAAAGCGTGTTCGGCTGCAAGATATGCAATGTCCACCTATGCAGGGGAGGGTGCTTCTCTGAGTTTCATAAATAG